A DNA window from Aythya fuligula isolate bAytFul2 chromosome 4, bAytFul2.pri, whole genome shotgun sequence contains the following coding sequences:
- the LOC116489096 gene encoding melanopsin-like: MATQPHTVTKVEIPDHVLYTVGTCVLVIGSIGIIGNLLVLYAFYSNKKLRTPQNYFIMNLAVSDFLMSASQAPMCFVNSLHRGWILGDIGCDLYAFCGALFGITSMMTLLAISVDRYLVITKPLRSIQWTSKKRTMQIIAAVWLYSLGWSVAPLFGWSSYVPEGLMISCTWDYVTYSPANRSYTMILCCCVFFIPLIIIFHCYLFMFLAIRSTGRDVQKLGSCSRKSYLSQSMKNEWKLAKIAFVVIIVYVLSWSPYACVTLIAWAGRGNTLTPYSKSVPAVIAKASAIYNPIIYAIIHPRYRKTIHNAVPCLRFLIRISKNDLLRGSITESSFRTSLSSHQSLAGKTKSTCVSSVSTGEATWSDVELDPVEPAHEKLQPQRSHSFSTSLSPEKRDLLPETCSYNTASVEKVSLSSSCLEKVLGQSVLHSPPEALVASSLRAASLPVGLNSSNVSRGGGSDTPWMEAQESLNNRGLDSIISNTVPRIIIIPTSETNLFQEELDEEETEIFHFHDKKSNLLDLEGLSSSTEFLEAVEKFLS; the protein is encoded by the exons ATGGCCACCCAGCCACACACTGTGACCAAGGTGGAGATCCCTGACCACGTTCTTTACACTGTAGGAACATGTGTTCTTGTTATTGGCTCTATTGGCATCATAGGGAACCTCCTGGTTCTCTATGCATTTTACAG CAACAAGAAGCTGAGGACGCCCCAAAACTACTTTATAATGAATTTGGCTGTGAGCGACTTCCTGATGTCGGCTTCTCAGGCACCAATGTGCTTTGTCAACAGCTTGCACAGAGGGTGGATCCTTGGAGATATAG GTTGTGACTTGTATGCTTTCTGTGGAGCGCTCTTTGGAATAACCTCGATGATGACCCTGTTAGCTATTTCTGTTGACCGCTACCTGGTGATCACCAAGCCCCTGCGATCCATCCAGTGGACTTCAAAGAAGCGCACCATGCAGATAATTGCTGCTGTGTGGTTGTACTCACTGGGGTGGAGCGTGGCCCCACTCTTCGGGTGGA GTTCCTATGTGCCTGAGGGCTTGATGATTTCCTGTACATGGGACTATGTAACCTACTCCCCTGCAAACAGAAGTTACACCATGATTTTATGCTGCTGCGTATTTTTTATTCCCCTAATAATAATATTCCATTGCTACTTATTTATGTTCCTGGCCATAAGAAGTACCGGCAG agaTGTTCAAAAGCTAGGATCCTGCAGCCGGAAATCCTACCTCTCTCAGTCCATGAAGAATGAATGGAAATTGGCCAAAATTGCTTTTGTGGTCATCATTGTGTATGTCTTGTCCTGGTCTCCGTATGCTTGTGTCACTTTGATTGCCTGGGCAGG cCGAGGCAACACGCTAACTCCGTATTCCAAATCTGTGCCAGCTGTTATTGCCAAAGCTTCTGCAATCTACAACCCCATCATATACGCAATAATTCACCCGAGATACAG aaaaaccATCCACAATGCTGTTCCATGCTTGCGGTTCCTGATACGAATATCGAAGAATGACCTCCTGAGGGGCTCCATAACTGAATCATCATTCAGAACCTCTCTCTCCAGCCATCAGTCTCTTGCTGGCAAGACCAAGAGCACTTGTGTTTCATCAGTTTCCACTGGAGAAGCT ACCTGGAGCGACGTAGAGCTTGACCCTGTAGAGCCAGCTCATGAGAAACTGCAGCCTCAACGAAGTCATTCTTTCTCAACAAGTCTGAGTCCAGAGAAGAGAGATCTGCTCCCAGAGACCTGTAGCTACAACACAGCATCTGTAGaaaag GTGTCACTGTCCTCCAGCTGTCTGGAGAAGGTGCTTGGGCAGTCAGTCCTCCACAGTCCCCCTGAAGCACTCGTGGCCAGCTCCCTAAGAGCAGCTTCTCTGCCCGTCGGTTTGAATAGTAGCAATGTcagcagaggaggaggctcAGATACTCCATGGATGGAAGCTCAAGAAAGTCTAAATAATAGAGGCTTGGACTCTATCATTAGCAATACAGTCCCTCGCATCATTATCATTCCTACCTCAGAGACAAACCTATTTCAAGAGGAACTTGATGAGGAAGAGACTGAAATATTCCACTTCCATGACAAAAAGAGTAATCTGTTGGATTTGGAAGGGCTCAGCTCATCAACAGAGTTCCTCGAAGCTGTTGAGAAATTTCTATCATAA